One candidate division KSB1 bacterium DNA window includes the following coding sequences:
- a CDS encoding M20 family metallo-hydrolase — translation KLYLAELRADEFEEVNCPDDRVPAGYRPNLVARIRGKDPSRTVWIMSHLDVVPPGERALWDSDPFELRVEDGKLFGRGVEDNQQGIVSSYFAAKALRDLGIEPAYNVGLVLVADEETGSRRGLHYVLEKRGTLFQPQDLIIVPDAGDPDGTMIEVAEKSILWLRFRTLGKQCHASTPEEGRNAFKAACYLAVRLQELYQAFPDRHELFSPPISTFEPTKKEANVPNVNTIPGEDVFYYDCRVLPKYRLEEVEELIAKHVARVEEEFGVKIEVSSPQRLQAAPATPADAPVVRALQQAIRDLRGKEARPKGIGGGTVAAHFRLRGLPAAVWATLNGAAHQPNEFCLLDNLVADAQVFAHVFVAGN, via the coding sequence AAGCTCTACCTCGCCGAGCTACGGGCGGACGAATTCGAAGAGGTCAATTGCCCCGACGATCGGGTGCCTGCAGGTTACCGTCCCAATCTGGTGGCCCGCATCCGGGGCAAGGACCCTTCGCGAACGGTATGGATCATGAGCCATCTCGACGTCGTACCGCCCGGGGAAAGAGCCCTTTGGGACAGCGATCCCTTTGAGCTCCGCGTGGAGGACGGAAAGCTTTTCGGCCGGGGCGTAGAAGACAATCAGCAAGGCATCGTCTCTTCCTACTTCGCCGCCAAGGCCCTGCGGGACTTGGGCATTGAGCCGGCCTACAATGTAGGGCTTGTGCTGGTGGCTGATGAGGAGACCGGGAGCCGCCGCGGTCTCCACTACGTGCTCGAGAAGCGGGGGACCCTGTTTCAGCCGCAGGATCTGATCATTGTGCCGGATGCCGGGGATCCGGATGGAACTATGATCGAAGTGGCCGAGAAGAGCATCCTCTGGCTCCGGTTCCGGACCCTGGGCAAGCAGTGCCATGCTTCCACCCCGGAGGAGGGACGAAACGCGTTCAAGGCGGCCTGTTACCTTGCGGTGCGGCTCCAGGAGCTGTACCAGGCCTTTCCCGACCGGCACGAGCTCTTCTCGCCCCCCATCTCCACGTTCGAGCCGACGAAGAAAGAGGCCAACGTGCCCAATGTGAACACGATCCCCGGCGAGGACGTCTTCTACTACGACTGCCGTGTGCTGCCCAAGTACCGCTTGGAGGAAGTGGAGGAGCTCATCGCTAAGCACGTGGCCAGGGTCGAAGAGGAGTTCGGGGTCAAGATCGAGGTTTCCTCGCCGCAGAGGCTGCAAGCCGCACCCGCCACCCCCGCCGATGCCCCCGTGGTGCGCGCTCTCCAGCAGGCCATTCGAGATCTGCGGGGCAAGGAAGCCAGACCCAAGGGCATCGGTGGAGGCACGGTGGCAGCGCATTTCCGGCTGCGTGGGTTGCCGGCCGCCGTCTGGGCCACCCTCAACGGAGCTGCTCACCAGCCCAATGAGTTCTGCCTCTTGGACAATTTGGTGGCCGACGCTCAGGTCTTCGCCCACGTTTTTGTAGCGGGAAACTGA